GATTATTGACATAGGGATACATGACTGATAGCAAAGTCACATAAGACCAAAAGTATGCATAGGCGAGGGGAAAAAACACAAAGCGATCAGATCTGTTATCGGCAAACTACAACAACAATGGTCATATCTTTCGGCTCACTTAGTTCGTCATTCGCTGTTTTGTACCCCTAGATTTTGTGACGGCCTAGTCGACATGGCCCTCTGCACCCTGCTGCTTGCGGCTGACTCCTGTGGACGAGTTGATCTCGCCCAACCAGACATCAGCGATGTGCCGGTTAGCCGCCTCCGTCAGGTGGGCGCCGTCCCAGTacagccgagcagatggatcctgGCACGTCGTCGCGGCTGCATCGCCGCATCTAAGCGTCGAGTTGAATCGGTACCTTCCAGGCCCTCCACAGCACACCATAAGTACGTCCTCTTCAAAACCTGCAATCATCCATCCATGAGCGTCAACCACCTTCCATGCATGATCACATTTTGTCTGTGTGCTAAGATTCTTTCAGTTGAGTTGGCGGCGCTAACCGAACTTGTGCGGCGATTCCACCATCTCCATGATTGGGCCGAAGAAATCGGCGTAGATGATTTTGACGTTGCGGTGGTTGGCCCGAAGCCTGGACAGCGCCGCCTGCAGCAG
This sequence is a window from Triticum aestivum cultivar Chinese Spring unplaced genomic scaffold, IWGSC CS RefSeq v2.1 scaffold16445, whole genome shotgun sequence. Protein-coding genes within it:
- the LOC123176679 gene encoding GDSL esterase/lipase At5g45910-like, which codes for MKTQSNDTHLALHPECKKFFGRSLFLVGEFGVNDYHLSFQRKTVQEVRSFVPDVVATISTAIERLIKHGARSLVVPGVIPSGCSPPILTKFADAPPAAYDSKTGCLTAHNELGLYHNALLQAALSRLRANHRNVKIIYADFFGPIMEMVESPHKFGFEEDVLMVCCGGPGRYRFNSTLRCGDAAATTCQDPSARLYWDGAHLTEAANRHIADVWLGEINSSTGVSRKQQGAEGHVD